A region of the Gemmatimonadales bacterium genome:
TCTCCTTCTTGGCGTCGACCACGAAGAGTGCGCCCGGCAACCGCCCCATCATCTTGATCCCCTCGAGGTTGCGCGAGAGCTTCTCGCGTTCCCGCTCGAAGAGGAGTTGTTCCTTCTTGGTGTAGTTCTCGAAATCGCCTTCCTGCGCACCCTGTTCGAGATCGCGCAGACGGCGAATCTGTTTCTTGATCGTCTGGAAATTGGTGAGGGTGCCGCCGAGCCAGCGCTCGGTCACGAAGTGACAGCCGGCGTTGCGCGCTTCGGACTCCACCACGGCCTTGAGCTGGCGCTTGGTGCAGACGAAGAGAATGTTCTCGCCCTTGAGCGCGACCTGCTTGAGGAGATCGGCCGCCTGCTGCAGCTGCTTCAATGTCTTCTGCAGATCGATGAGGTAGATCCCCGAGCGCTCGGCGAAGATGAAGCGGCGCATCTTGGGATTCCACCGGCGGGTCTGGTGACCGAAGTGCGTGCCGGCGTCGAGCAGGTCCTGCAGTGTAGGAATGGCCACGCGAAACAGCTCCTGAACTGTGGGTTGTACGCTACGCCGTCCATCTGCTGCGATCACGACCCGACAGGGCACCCGCGAACGCATCCGGCGGCGAGCAGCTTCGCACGCCACGGCGGCGTGCGTGTGTGGTGCGACCGGTGCAGCTCCGTCGGCCCGCGGTCATGTAGTGCAATACAAGGCAATTCGTCTGCAGCAGGCCCTTCGAATTAACAAGCTCAAACCAATGCTGGGCCAGCGGGCCCTTCGACTCGATCGCTACGCGATCTCGCTCAGGGCAGTTTTCGAAGCGTTTAGCGCTTCGAAAACTGGAACCGCTTACGCGCGCCCGGCCGGCCCGGCTTCTTCCGCTCCACCGCGCGCGGATCGCGCGTCAGCAAGCCGGCAGGGCGAAGCTTGGCGCGGTGCTGCGGGTCGGCTGCGACCAGTGCACGCGCCACGGCGTGGCGCATTGCGCCAGCCTGGCCTGCCACACCGCCACCGTCCACATGCGCCATCACATCAAAGGTGCCGAGCGTGTCGGTCGCGGTGAACGGCTGCTGAATGTGCTGCACCAGCGACGGCCGGGGGAAATAATCACCGAGAGTGCGTCCGTTGACGTCCCACTTGCCAGTGCCCGGCGTGAGATAGACCCGGGCAACACTCGTCTTGCGGCGGCCAATCGCCTGCCAGCGGAATTCGGAAGAAGCGGCCATCAGTTGGTCTTCGCCTTGGTGGCAATGGTGATCGGCTTCGGCTGCTGGGCTTCGTGCGGATGCTCCGCGCCGCCGTACACCTTGAGCTTGGTGCGCATCTTCTGACGCGCCAGGGAATTCTTCGGCAGCATGCCGAAGACGGCCTTCTCGATCACCCGGTCCGGGTGCTTGGCGAGGAGATCTTCGGCGACCGTGTAGCGATCGTGACCCATGTAGCCGGTGTGCCGGAAGTACTCCTTCTGGCTCGCCTTGCGCCCGGTCAATTTGACCTTGGACGCGTTGAGCACGATGACGAAGTCGCCACCGTCCATGTGCGGCGTGAAGGTCGGCTTGTGCTTGCCACGAATCAACTGCGCCACGTGCGTTGCGAGGCGGCCGAGCGGAACGTCGGTCGCATCGATC
Encoded here:
- the rpsB gene encoding 30S ribosomal protein S2; translation: MAIPTLQDLLDAGTHFGHQTRRWNPKMRRFIFAERSGIYLIDLQKTLKQLQQAADLLKQVALKGENILFVCTKRQLKAVVESEARNAGCHFVTERWLGGTLTNFQTIKKQIRRLRDLEQGAQEGDFENYTKKEQLLFEREREKLSRNLEGIKMMGRLPGALFVVDAKKEKIAVQEANRLGIPVVAIVDTNADPDVISVPIPGNDDAIRSVSLITGALCEAVREARAQMPVRDVALDEEAETYSAGEGDGASEEDRKKRRPRRKRKARPEAIAARLKHDAGGSSEGGDTLA
- the rpsI gene encoding 30S ribosomal protein S9: MAASSEFRWQAIGRRKTSVARVYLTPGTGKWDVNGRTLGDYFPRPSLVQHIQQPFTATDTLGTFDVMAHVDGGGVAGQAGAMRHAVARALVAADPQHRAKLRPAGLLTRDPRAVERKKPGRPGARKRFQFSKR
- the rplM gene encoding 50S ribosomal protein L13, whose translation is MKTFSAKHSDLQHDWHVIDATDVPLGRLATHVAQLIRGKHKPTFTPHMDGGDFVIVLNASKVKLTGRKASQKEYFRHTGYMGHDRYTVAEDLLAKHPDRVIEKAVFGMLPKNSLARQKMRTKLKVYGGAEHPHEAQQPKPITIATKAKTN